In Cucurbita pepo subsp. pepo cultivar mu-cu-16 unplaced genomic scaffold, ASM280686v2 Cp4.1_scaffold002761, whole genome shotgun sequence, the sequence tataattttaacGACACGAGCCAAGAGACAATCTCAGGTAGTCAACAATTATTCAACTAAATAATACATAATATAACACAAGAacgaaaaattatatttcatgaAGTCAGTGCTATAATCACCAATATGCCTCTCCACTCCACGTacactaaattttattttaacatataGTTTCCAATGTAACAGTACCCAATCtcatgtttatatatataagtataAGTATATAAATGTAATGATATAATTAGAAATATTCGACATTATTTACGGCTGCAAAGTCGAATGAGCTCCAATTATCTCCCACTTCACAGAATTGATTCGCATTATAATTGCAAGAAAAAGAGTCCAATTCTTGGATTTGTTGCGACGCCCATACTTCTTCCTCAACGCCCAATTCCGCGTGTAACCCAAACGGAGTATTTTCGTAATTTCCCATAATCCcctgtttttgttcttgggcTTGATTTTCCTCCTCAATTAACAAATCCGACAGCCCTTCAAACAAGATTTCACAATTCTCTAAAGGGTCAACGGATTCGGGCGAGCTGGTCAACGCGTGTGCCTCAGTACTTGGTGGGGCGGTGTTCAAATATCTAGCGAAAACGGCAGCAAGATCGATATCGGGTCCATTAGAGGAGGATTCAGTGATTTGTGTACAAGTGTTGGGGTTGGTAGAACGTGAGACAGTTGAGGATCGTGAGGACCTGGTACGACGACTCTTACGACAGCCACCGCCGACAGGGACGTTACGGAGGGAACCGCCTTTGGTCCAATAGCGTCGACAGGATTTACAAAAGTATCTAGGTTGGGAGAGGCTGTAGTTGTTGTAATAACAGAATTTGGTATTGGCGGAGGCGCAACGAGGGCAATTTGGAGCTGTTTCGAGATGAGGCTTCCATTTCCGC encodes:
- the LOC111786782 gene encoding dof zinc finger protein DOF1.2-like, producing MFSTAMSDHHQLPPPPPPPFASHLERKWKPHLETAPNCPRCASANTKFCYYNNYSLSQPRYFCKSCRRYWTKGGSLRNVPVGGGCRKSRRTRSSRSSTVSRSTNPNTCTQITESSSNGPDIDLAAVFARYLNTAPPSTEAHALTSSPESVDPLENCEILFEGLSDLLIEEENQAQEQKQGIMGNYENTPFGLHAELGVEEEVWASQQIQELDSFSCNYNANQFCEVGDNWSSFDFAAVNNVEYF